One stretch of Deinococcus ficus DNA includes these proteins:
- a CDS encoding CPBP family intramembrane glutamic endopeptidase has product MTQTPLPAPVSRHLPRALLTLLPLGLAAVLGLLPTLPAMLGPLTERTPGAPPMATLLAVTAAQLTMLVALSVAAGAWAAPRAGFRSRLVDRDWAALRADTRAALLPGLLTGAVIVALDRLTGPLLGDAWARAAAGQERTLAVTMGGMLYGGIGEELQMRWALVSVLTVGFWRVFQRHSVRPTRAVILTAVVMVAVLFGIGHLGAVAALVPLTPAIVARTVLLNAVGGVVYGLLFTRRSLESAMVAHALTHVAMTALTLLL; this is encoded by the coding sequence ATGACCCAGACTCCACTGCCCGCCCCTGTCTCCCGCCACCTGCCGCGCGCCCTGCTGACCCTGCTTCCCCTGGGGCTGGCGGCCGTGCTGGGCCTGCTCCCGACCCTGCCGGCCATGCTCGGCCCGCTCACCGAACGGACGCCGGGCGCCCCGCCGATGGCCACCCTGCTGGCCGTCACCGCCGCGCAGCTGACCATGCTGGTCGCCCTGAGTGTGGCCGCGGGCGCCTGGGCCGCGCCGCGCGCCGGATTCCGCAGCCGACTGGTGGACCGCGACTGGGCGGCCCTGCGCGCGGACACCCGCGCTGCCCTGCTGCCGGGCCTGTTGACCGGCGCGGTGATCGTCGCGCTGGACCGCCTGACCGGCCCGCTGCTGGGCGACGCCTGGGCCCGCGCGGCGGCCGGGCAGGAGCGCACGCTGGCCGTCACCATGGGCGGAATGCTGTACGGCGGCATAGGCGAGGAACTTCAGATGCGCTGGGCGCTCGTCTCGGTCCTCACCGTGGGGTTTTGGCGGGTGTTTCAGCGGCACTCCGTCCGGCCGACCCGCGCGGTCATCCTGACGGCCGTGGTGATGGTCGCCGTGCTGTTCGGGATCGGCCACCTGGGCGCGGTGGCGGCCCTGGTGCCGCTCACGCCCGCCATCGTGGCCCGCACCGTGCTGCTCAATGCCGTGGGTGGCGTCGTCTACGGCCTGCTCTTCACCCGCCGGTCCCTGGAAAGCGCCATGGTGGCGCACGCCCTGACGCACGTCGCCATGACTGCCCTGACCCTGCTGCTGTGA